From the Aquitalea magnusonii genome, one window contains:
- a CDS encoding multidrug/biocide efflux PACE transporter, whose translation MPTADNKRIQERVLHAVLYEACAMAMLVPLAALLTGNGMGQMGVLALMMSGVAMLFNMLFNALFERAERRWGLQRTVWVRSAHALLFEGGLVVMLVPLAAWWLDTSLWQALLLDLGFFAFFLPYTYLFNLAYDRLRQRVMQGRQTVLSQSE comes from the coding sequence ATGCCAACAGCCGACAACAAGCGCATCCAGGAGCGCGTCTTGCACGCCGTGCTGTATGAAGCCTGCGCCATGGCCATGCTGGTGCCACTGGCCGCCCTGCTGACTGGCAACGGCATGGGCCAGATGGGGGTGCTGGCGCTGATGATGTCCGGCGTGGCCATGCTGTTCAATATGCTGTTCAACGCCCTGTTCGAGCGGGCGGAGCGGCGCTGGGGGCTGCAGCGTACGGTGTGGGTGCGCAGCGCACATGCCTTGCTGTTTGAGGGCGGACTGGTGGTGATGCTGGTGCCACTGGCGGCCTGGTGGCTTGACACATCGCTGTGGCAGGCATTGCTGCTGGACCTGGGCTTCTTTGCCTTTTTCCTGCCCTATACCTATCTATTCAATCTGGCTTACGACCGGCTGCGTCAGCGTGTCATGCAAGGCAGGCAAACTGTGCTGTCGCAAAGCGAATAA
- a CDS encoding ferric reductase-like transmembrane domain-containing protein: MKTFRWAAYPLASAMLLTALAFVLCHALYIPWPDNYFAWRHELMLLSGVELIMLMSLGMLLGIRPLWLEKLWGGLDKLYRLHRRLGIAAGLMLAAHWLLDLSPRWLIQLGLIAPKVRPFRAHVFSWTGLAKQVGEWAAWVVLGLVIVALLRMVPYGFWRKLHKLFAPVYLMGVFHSAILIPTAFWWTPLGWALAVLLLVGSYAAIASLQRKVGSLQRHAGSVTAVHVLPGNMLELRCEVPRWPGHQAGQFALLRLDAAEGAHPFTIASAWPGHGELRFVIKALGDYTASLPARVKPGCKVVLEGPYGGFTGGVDGRPLSGPQVWVAGGVGVTPFLAWLQACWQPVTMPVDFFYCVRKASEAAGLDEVRHACQRLGIRLHLLESDHGQRLEVAALPEAADVWFCGPEGLGQSLQRQLASRAVPPRFHHEAFSLR, encoded by the coding sequence ATGAAAACTTTCCGCTGGGCTGCTTATCCGCTAGCCAGTGCCATGCTGCTGACCGCACTGGCCTTCGTGCTGTGTCACGCGCTTTATATTCCCTGGCCGGACAATTACTTTGCCTGGCGTCACGAATTGATGCTGCTTAGCGGCGTGGAACTGATCATGCTGATGTCGCTGGGCATGTTGCTGGGTATACGCCCCTTGTGGCTGGAAAAGCTGTGGGGCGGGCTGGACAAGCTGTACCGGCTGCATCGCCGGCTGGGTATTGCCGCCGGTCTGATGTTGGCGGCGCACTGGTTGCTGGACCTGTCGCCGCGCTGGCTGATCCAGCTGGGGCTGATTGCGCCCAAGGTCAGGCCATTCCGTGCGCATGTTTTTTCCTGGACTGGCCTGGCCAAGCAGGTGGGTGAGTGGGCCGCCTGGGTGGTGCTCGGCCTGGTGATTGTCGCCTTGCTGCGCATGGTGCCGTATGGTTTCTGGCGCAAATTGCACAAGCTGTTTGCCCCGGTATATCTGATGGGGGTGTTTCACAGTGCCATCCTCATCCCGACGGCATTCTGGTGGACGCCGCTGGGCTGGGCGCTGGCCGTGCTGCTGCTGGTTGGCAGCTATGCCGCTATTGCTTCCTTGCAGCGCAAGGTGGGTAGCTTGCAGCGCCATGCCGGTAGCGTTACCGCCGTGCATGTCCTGCCGGGCAATATGCTGGAACTCCGTTGTGAGGTGCCGCGCTGGCCTGGGCATCAGGCGGGGCAGTTTGCCCTGTTGCGACTGGATGCGGCAGAAGGTGCCCACCCCTTTACCATTGCTTCGGCCTGGCCAGGGCATGGCGAGCTGCGTTTTGTCATCAAGGCGCTGGGAGACTACACCGCCAGCCTGCCCGCCAGGGTGAAGCCAGGCTGCAAGGTGGTGCTGGAGGGGCCTTATGGTGGTTTTACCGGCGGGGTGGATGGTAGGCCGCTGTCCGGACCGCAGGTATGGGTAGCCGGTGGAGTGGGGGTGACACCTTTCCTGGCCTGGCTGCAGGCTTGCTGGCAGCCGGTGACGATGCCGGTGGATTTCTTCTACTGCGTGCGCAAGGCCAGTGAAGCCGCCGGGCTGGATGAAGTGCGCCATGCCTGTCAGCGGCTGGGTATCCGCCTGCACTTGCTGGAGAGCGATCACGGCCAGCGGCTGGAGGTGGCAGCGCTGCCCGAGGCTGCCGATGTGTGGTTCTGCGGGCCGGAAGGTTTGGGGCAGAGCCTGCAGCGCCAGTTGGCCAGCCGCGCGGTGCCGCCGCGTTTCCATCACGAGGCATTCTCGCTGCGCTGA
- the coaBC gene encoding bifunctional phosphopantothenoylcysteine decarboxylase/phosphopantothenate--cysteine ligase CoaBC, with translation MTARRILLGVSGGIAAYKAAELTRLLVKAGHTVEVVMTEAATRFVTPVTFQALSGNAVYTDIWDPRPDNAMAHIQLSRRADAFLIAPASTNLLFKLAHGVSDDLISTLAAARSCPLIVAPAMNRQMWQNPPTQRNVAQLKADGVSVWGPDSGEQACGEVGEGRMLEPEALAELLEGFFVAKTLAGKKVVLTAGPTYEAIDTVRGITNISSGKMGYALARACRDAGAEVTLISGPTGMAAPIGMQRIDVSSAREMHDSVMQTVGAADIFISVAAVADYRVKNRSEHKIKKGSGLPVIELEENPDILATVASLPAAPFCVGFAAESQNLLEFAESKRKKKRLPLLVANLAQHAMGADSNQVVLLDDAGAHALPDLPKPAVARAIVEHLTRLLPR, from the coding sequence AGCCAGACGCATCCTGCTCGGTGTGAGCGGCGGCATTGCCGCCTACAAAGCTGCCGAACTCACCCGCCTGCTGGTCAAGGCCGGTCATACGGTGGAAGTGGTGATGACCGAGGCCGCCACCCGCTTTGTCACGCCAGTCACCTTTCAGGCCCTGTCCGGCAACGCGGTCTACACGGATATCTGGGACCCGCGTCCCGACAATGCCATGGCGCACATACAACTATCGCGCCGGGCCGATGCCTTCCTGATTGCCCCGGCCAGCACCAACCTGCTGTTCAAGCTGGCCCACGGCGTGAGCGATGACCTGATTTCCACCCTGGCCGCCGCCCGCAGCTGTCCGCTGATCGTCGCTCCGGCAATGAACCGCCAGATGTGGCAAAACCCGCCCACCCAGCGCAATGTCGCCCAGCTGAAGGCAGACGGGGTGTCGGTATGGGGGCCGGACAGCGGTGAACAAGCCTGCGGCGAGGTGGGCGAAGGCCGCATGCTGGAGCCGGAAGCACTCGCCGAACTGCTGGAAGGCTTTTTTGTGGCCAAGACCCTGGCTGGCAAAAAAGTGGTGCTGACCGCCGGCCCCACTTATGAAGCCATCGATACCGTGCGCGGCATCACCAATATCAGCTCCGGTAAAATGGGCTATGCACTGGCACGCGCCTGCCGCGACGCCGGTGCCGAGGTAACGCTGATTTCCGGCCCCACCGGCATGGCGGCACCGATTGGCATGCAGCGCATCGATGTGAGCAGCGCGCGCGAAATGCACGATAGCGTGATGCAGACCGTCGGTGCCGCGGATATCTTCATCAGCGTGGCCGCGGTGGCCGACTACCGGGTGAAAAACCGCTCGGAGCACAAGATCAAGAAGGGCAGCGGCCTGCCGGTGATCGAACTGGAAGAAAACCCGGACATCCTGGCCACCGTGGCCAGCCTGCCGGCCGCACCGTTCTGTGTCGGCTTTGCCGCCGAAAGCCAGAACCTGCTGGAATTTGCCGAGAGCAAACGCAAGAAAAAGCGGCTGCCGCTGCTGGTGGCCAATCTGGCGCAACACGCCATGGGTGCGGACAGCAACCAGGTTGTGCTGCTGGATGATGCCGGTGCGCACGCGCTGCCGGACCTGCCCAAGCCCGCCGTGGCTCGGGCCATTGTCGAGCATCTAACCCGCCTGCTGCCCCGTTAA
- a CDS encoding SMR family transporter, with amino-acid sequence MNNNAWIFLSIAILAEVVATSSMKLTEGFTRLGPSVLTAAGYMLSLYMLSLTLRHVPVGVVYAIWSGAGIVLVSLVAWQLYGQKLDLPAIIGMAMIIGGVLVLNLFSRSAVH; translated from the coding sequence ATGAACAACAACGCCTGGATTTTCCTGAGCATCGCCATTCTGGCCGAAGTGGTGGCCACCTCATCGATGAAGCTGACCGAAGGCTTTACCCGGCTTGGCCCGTCCGTACTGACCGCCGCCGGCTACATGCTGTCGCTGTACATGCTGTCACTGACGCTGCGTCACGTACCGGTGGGGGTGGTGTATGCCATCTGGTCCGGCGCGGGCATCGTGCTGGTTTCGCTGGTGGCCTGGCAGTTATACGGCCAGAAGCTGGACCTGCCCGCCATCATCGGCATGGCCATGATCATTGGCGGCGTACTGGTGCTGAACCTGTTTTCCCGCTCGGCAGTACATTAA
- a CDS encoding diguanylate cyclase, translated as MGAISLDEQQSTTRMDAPRILVIEDSLMLIRPLCRLVNKQGFIAVPVTSLAEVRQALAVDPRFMAAVADYCLPDAPSGEVLPLLLENRIPTVVLTAHNDMATRERVLSMPVVDYIPKESPSAFEYVMKMLRRIRLNPSIKVLVVDDSLAMRQLLRTQLERHLYQVLEAADAEQALTILRQERGIKLVLTDHDMPGMDGVRMTSTVRRFLDPTHLAIIGISGSQDPTMTARFIKAGADDYLQKPFNYEEFFCRVTRNVEFVENLQALKESASKDPLSGLSNRRHFFEQASALRHNIGVAVLDIDLFKRINDGYGHDVGDRVIYQTARLLESFFPDDIVARFGGEEFVILSQEVNASVMLAQLDKLRRALANLEISTPLGDLRFTVSIGMAATDESDIGNLLKQADNYLYQAKHRGRNQVCGGMVTAQGNDSPLALA; from the coding sequence ATGGGTGCCATCTCTCTTGACGAACAACAATCCACCACTCGCATGGACGCCCCGCGCATTCTCGTGATCGAAGACAGCCTGATGCTGATTCGCCCCCTGTGCCGTCTGGTCAATAAGCAGGGTTTTATTGCGGTGCCGGTAACCAGCCTGGCCGAGGTGCGCCAGGCCCTGGCCGTAGACCCGCGTTTTATGGCGGCGGTGGCGGATTACTGTCTGCCCGATGCGCCCAGCGGCGAGGTGTTGCCACTGCTGCTGGAAAACCGCATTCCCACCGTGGTGCTGACCGCGCACAACGATATGGCCACGCGTGAGCGGGTGTTGAGTATGCCGGTGGTGGACTACATTCCCAAGGAAAGTCCATCCGCCTTTGAATACGTGATGAAGATGCTGCGCCGCATCCGTCTTAACCCCAGCATCAAGGTGCTGGTGGTGGACGATTCGCTGGCCATGCGCCAGCTCTTGCGCACCCAGTTGGAGCGCCATCTGTATCAGGTGCTGGAAGCGGCCGATGCGGAACAGGCGCTGACCATTCTCCGGCAGGAGCGCGGCATCAAGCTGGTGCTGACCGATCACGACATGCCGGGCATGGACGGGGTACGCATGACCAGCACGGTGCGGCGTTTTCTGGACCCCACCCACCTGGCCATTATCGGGATTTCCGGTAGCCAGGACCCCACCATGACGGCACGCTTCATCAAGGCCGGGGCGGATGATTACCTGCAAAAACCCTTCAATTACGAAGAATTTTTCTGCCGCGTCACGCGCAATGTGGAGTTTGTGGAAAACCTGCAGGCGCTGAAGGAATCTGCCAGCAAAGACCCGCTGTCCGGCCTGTCCAACCGGCGGCATTTTTTCGAACAGGCCAGCGCCTTGCGCCACAATATCGGTGTGGCGGTGCTGGATATCGACCTGTTCAAGCGCATCAACGATGGCTACGGCCATGATGTGGGCGACCGGGTGATCTACCAGACTGCCCGCTTGCTGGAGTCTTTCTTCCCGGACGACATTGTTGCCCGTTTTGGCGGCGAGGAGTTCGTCATCCTCAGTCAAGAAGTGAATGCCAGCGTGATGCTGGCCCAACTGGACAAGCTGCGCCGGGCGCTGGCCAATCTGGAAATCAGCACCCCGCTGGGCGATTTGCGTTTTACCGTCAGCATCGGCATGGCGGCCACCGATGAAAGCGATATCGGCAATCTGCTCAAACAGGCGGACAACTATCTTTATCAGGCCAAGCACCGTGGCCGCAATCAGGTGTGTGGCGGCATGGTGACGGCTCAGGGGAATGATTCCCCGCTGGCCCTGGCATGA
- a CDS encoding glutathione S-transferase N-terminal domain-containing protein, with translation MSNLSSFAITGKWPAQYPDRLQLYSLPTPNGVKVSIMLEECGLPYEAHLVSFESNDQFSPEFLSLNPNNKIPAILDPKGPDGKPLALFESGAILLYLAEKTGQFLPADPALRYETIQWLMFQMGGVGPMFGQLGFFHKFAGKDIEDKRPRDRYVAESRRLLGVLDARLKGRRWIMGDDYTIADMAILPWVRNLVQFYGAGELVGYADFVEVQRVLDAFLARPAVQAGLNQPPRN, from the coding sequence ATGAGCAATCTGTCCTCCTTCGCCATTACCGGCAAATGGCCGGCGCAATATCCGGACCGTCTGCAACTGTATTCCCTGCCCACCCCCAACGGGGTAAAGGTATCCATCATGCTGGAGGAGTGCGGCCTGCCGTATGAGGCGCATCTGGTCAGCTTTGAAAGCAACGATCAGTTCAGCCCGGAATTCCTGTCACTCAATCCCAATAACAAGATTCCGGCCATCCTTGACCCCAAGGGGCCGGATGGCAAGCCGCTGGCCTTGTTTGAGTCCGGTGCCATCCTGCTGTATCTGGCGGAGAAAACCGGCCAGTTCCTGCCGGCTGATCCGGCTCTGCGTTATGAAACCATTCAGTGGCTGATGTTCCAGATGGGCGGAGTGGGGCCGATGTTTGGCCAACTGGGTTTCTTCCACAAATTTGCTGGCAAGGACATAGAAGATAAACGTCCGCGCGACCGCTACGTGGCCGAGTCGCGCCGTCTGCTTGGCGTGCTGGATGCCCGCCTGAAAGGCCGTCGCTGGATCATGGGCGATGATTACACCATCGCCGACATGGCCATCCTGCCCTGGGTGCGCAATCTGGTGCAGTTTTATGGCGCGGGCGAACTGGTGGGCTATGCCGATTTTGTCGAAGTGCAGCGCGTGCTGGATGCCTTCCTGGCACGTCCGGCGGTGCAGGCGGGCCTGAACCAGCCGCCACGCAACTGA
- a CDS encoding GGDEF domain-containing protein has product MDMPSVSSHNTPPAPPLPEILDSLVELTAQRERRTLEISLLTTLRELMPDCTIALYNCRWIDGHPWWRIQLDNLDELPQQNQPWTLPGGKMLRILLQQEAHQLIYPTDTGLCVPLYQANQVIAVLMVTPSADSVVNNQLLIALARIHENFLNLLHASDSDTLTGLNNRRKFDAQLFSLVGVTAGRSQRIPFLALLDIDHFKQVNDNYGHIIGDEVLLMLAQRMQQFFGEDDGLYRYGGEEFAILFHSASEEKAQAILEGFCTRIASQPFPQVGQITVSIGFTRLGNCLVPAQVIERADKALYYSKTHGRNQVNQFEALQQLGMVSEAEVVSGDIDLF; this is encoded by the coding sequence ATGGATATGCCCAGCGTCTCTTCACACAACACGCCACCGGCACCACCCTTGCCGGAAATCCTGGACAGTCTTGTTGAACTGACCGCCCAGCGCGAGCGCAGAACGCTGGAAATCAGCCTGCTGACCACGCTGCGCGAACTGATGCCGGACTGCACCATCGCGCTGTACAACTGCCGCTGGATAGACGGCCACCCCTGGTGGCGCATCCAACTGGACAATCTGGACGAGCTACCCCAGCAAAACCAGCCCTGGACCCTGCCAGGCGGCAAAATGTTGCGCATCCTGCTGCAACAGGAAGCACATCAGCTCATCTACCCTACCGATACCGGTCTTTGCGTACCGCTTTACCAGGCCAATCAGGTGATTGCCGTGCTGATGGTGACGCCATCTGCCGATAGCGTGGTAAACAACCAGTTGCTGATTGCGCTGGCACGCATCCACGAGAACTTCCTCAATCTGCTGCATGCATCGGACAGTGACACCCTCACCGGCCTCAACAATAGACGCAAGTTTGATGCCCAACTGTTTTCACTGGTAGGCGTAACGGCAGGTCGCAGCCAGCGCATCCCGTTTCTGGCACTGCTGGATATCGATCACTTCAAGCAGGTTAATGACAATTACGGCCACATCATCGGCGATGAAGTGCTGCTGATGCTGGCGCAGCGCATGCAGCAGTTTTTTGGTGAGGACGATGGCCTGTACCGCTACGGTGGCGAGGAATTTGCCATCCTGTTTCACTCAGCCAGCGAGGAAAAGGCGCAGGCCATACTGGAAGGTTTCTGCACCCGCATCGCCAGCCAGCCCTTTCCACAAGTGGGTCAGATCACGGTGAGCATCGGCTTTACCAGACTGGGCAACTGCCTGGTGCCGGCCCAGGTGATAGAGCGTGCCGACAAGGCGCTGTATTACTCCAAAACCCATGGCCGCAACCAGGTAAACCAGTTTGAAGCCCTGCAACAACTGGGCATGGTGAGCGAGGCCGAAGTCGTCAGCGGCGACATCGACCTGTTCTGA
- a CDS encoding LysR family transcriptional regulator: MSWSLDAIAAFSTAAELGSFSAAARRLGKSQSTISEAIANLEIDLGVSLFDRSGRQPLLTAAGQQLLSHARQLLDASDALARVAGLLGGGLEPRLTIVLSDTFQSESLEQMLRLFEQQFPALELETLVAEKEDVIDLVESGRAQLGFVSGLARYPADIGYYPMPDASQSSLYVSSNHPLAGLASVSREQLAAERELRLNTYYGPPSATLGARCWSAPSYLLLLEMTRLGFGWSELPSWLAVNFGGDELSELKVAGWPKAVQVDLVWSQARQPGRAASWVLAQLMEG; encoded by the coding sequence ATGTCCTGGTCGCTAGATGCCATTGCCGCCTTCAGCACGGCAGCCGAGCTAGGCTCGTTCTCTGCTGCGGCGCGTCGCCTGGGCAAGAGTCAGTCCACCATCAGCGAGGCGATTGCCAATCTGGAGATCGATCTGGGTGTCAGCCTGTTCGATCGCAGTGGCCGGCAACCGCTACTGACTGCTGCCGGCCAGCAACTGCTCAGCCATGCCCGCCAGTTGCTCGATGCCAGCGATGCACTGGCGCGAGTGGCCGGTCTGCTGGGCGGCGGGCTGGAGCCGCGGCTGACCATCGTGCTGTCCGACACTTTTCAGTCCGAATCGCTGGAGCAGATGTTGCGCCTGTTCGAACAGCAATTTCCGGCGCTGGAACTGGAAACCCTGGTGGCAGAAAAAGAAGATGTGATTGATCTGGTGGAAAGTGGTCGGGCACAGCTTGGCTTTGTCTCGGGACTGGCGCGCTATCCGGCGGATATCGGTTATTACCCCATGCCGGATGCCAGTCAGAGCAGCCTGTATGTCAGCAGCAATCATCCGCTGGCGGGCCTCGCCAGTGTCAGCCGCGAACAACTGGCCGCCGAACGGGAGCTGCGGCTCAACACCTACTATGGCCCGCCCAGCGCCACCCTCGGTGCGCGCTGCTGGTCCGCTCCCAGCTACCTGCTGCTGCTGGAAATGACGCGGCTGGGCTTTGGCTGGTCCGAGCTGCCCAGTTGGCTGGCCGTCAACTTTGGCGGGGACGAGCTGAGCGAGCTGAAAGTGGCCGGCTGGCCCAAGGCGGTGCAGGTGGATCTGGTGTGGTCGCAGGCACGCCAGCCCGGCCGGGCGGCCTCCTGGGTGCTGGCGCAGTTGATGGAAGGTTGA
- a CDS encoding peptidylprolyl isomerase, translating to MAIIVNGVEITEAMVQAEQENHADAPNPRDATIQELVLRELLLQQAKAEGLDAANPNAAIGALLEKEIQVEPVDEATCRAFYDEYPERFASGESAVASHILFPLGGGDELGNMLAKSKAEGVLAEVQANPARFADLAREHSTCPSGKQGGSLGQFGRGQMVPEFEQAVFSTAAGQITPNLVQTQFGYHIIQVNERNQGGQISFDDIKERLQQYLTQMAGNKAMHEYLAGLVQAAKIEGYSMPAL from the coding sequence ATGGCCATTATCGTAAACGGCGTTGAAATCACTGAAGCCATGGTGCAGGCTGAACAGGAAAACCACGCAGACGCGCCCAATCCGCGCGATGCCACTATCCAGGAACTGGTGCTGCGCGAGCTGCTGCTGCAACAAGCCAAGGCGGAAGGTCTGGACGCGGCCAACCCCAATGCAGCCATCGGTGCCCTGCTGGAAAAGGAAATCCAGGTTGAGCCGGTAGACGAAGCCACCTGCCGCGCCTTCTACGATGAATACCCGGAACGTTTTGCCAGCGGCGAATCCGCCGTGGCCAGCCACATCCTGTTCCCGCTGGGTGGTGGTGACGAACTGGGCAATATGCTGGCCAAATCCAAGGCCGAAGGCGTGCTGGCCGAAGTACAAGCCAACCCAGCGCGCTTTGCCGACCTGGCCCGTGAACACTCCACCTGCCCGTCCGGCAAGCAAGGCGGCAGCCTGGGCCAGTTTGGCCGTGGCCAGATGGTGCCGGAATTCGAACAGGCCGTTTTCAGCACCGCAGCCGGCCAGATCACCCCCAACCTGGTGCAAACCCAGTTCGGCTATCACATCATCCAGGTGAACGAACGCAATCAGGGCGGCCAGATCAGCTTTGACGACATCAAGGAACGCCTGCAGCAATACCTGACCCAGATGGCCGGCAACAAGGCCATGCATGAATATCTGGCCGGTCTGGTACAAGCCGCCAAGATCGAAGGCTACAGCATGCCGGCGCTGTAA
- the dut gene encoding dUTP diphosphatase, with amino-acid sequence MKPVVDVKVLDPRLHDNLPDYATPGSAGLDLRAAIDKDLLIAPGETQLVPTGMAIHIADPKLAAMILPRSGLGHKHGIVLGNLVGLIDSDYQGQLFVSVWNRGHTAFRLAPLERIAQMIIVPVVQVQFNLVDEFDQSERGEGGFGSTGRS; translated from the coding sequence ATGAAACCTGTTGTAGACGTCAAAGTGCTGGACCCGCGCCTGCACGACAACCTGCCCGACTACGCCACGCCGGGCTCCGCCGGCCTGGACCTGCGCGCCGCCATCGACAAGGACTTGCTGATTGCACCGGGTGAAACCCAACTGGTGCCCACCGGCATGGCCATTCACATTGCCGACCCCAAGCTGGCGGCCATGATCCTGCCGCGTTCCGGCCTGGGCCACAAACATGGCATCGTGCTGGGCAATCTGGTAGGACTGATCGACTCCGACTACCAAGGCCAGTTGTTTGTCTCGGTGTGGAACCGGGGGCACACCGCCTTCCGCCTGGCACCACTGGAACGCATTGCCCAGATGATCATCGTGCCGGTGGTTCAGGTGCAGTTCAATCTGGTGGATGAGTTCGACCAGTCCGAGCGCGGCGAAGGCGGTTTCGGCAGCACCGGACGCAGTTGA